One segment of Leptodactylus fuscus isolate aLepFus1 chromosome 7, aLepFus1.hap2, whole genome shotgun sequence DNA contains the following:
- the TMEM231 gene encoding transmembrane protein 231 — MAIYEVYSHPLLVRYRTSICSKATLFLFVVLLLTYIPPLLVAYRSQGFWLKRSTYEEQPNVHFRYEALLIALTSTSGGYVAWSTFQGFNNLVGDKLRQPLVSVREEDKNQDGKMDQLNFNLELPVLPVENVYGVQLILTFSYQLYRMSTFVMQSMAFIHYTAPVPGAKLYINGELRLQQRQPLGHQGLDTTYNVSVINGTSQFANSYDLTRIISAYQERNVTTVLSSPNPVWLVGRGTSDPFVINAVIHYPMETISYQPGFWEMIKFAWIQYVSVLLIFLWVFERVKIFVFQNQIFTTVPVSHSSTFKQHQS; from the exons ATGGCGATCTACGAGGTTTATTCTCACCCACTACTTGTTAGATACAGAACGAGTATCTGCTCCAAAGCCACTCTCTTCCTCTTCGTGGTGCTTCTGCTGACCTATATTCCTCCACTGTTAGTCGCCTACCGCAGCCAAG GGTTTTGGCTGAAACGAAGCACTTATGAAGAACAACCCAATGTTCATTTTCGCTATGAGGCGTTACTCATTGCCCTTACCAGCACCAGTGGGGGATATGTTGCTTGGAGCACATTTCAAGGATTTAACAATTTAGTAGGGGACAAGCTTCGGCAACCCCTAGTCTCG GTTCGAGAAGAAGATAAAAACCAAGATGGAAAGATGGATCAATTGAACTTTAATTTGGAGCTTCCTGTATTGCCAGTGGAGAATGTATACGGTGTTCAACTTATTCTAACCTTCTCCTACCAGCTCTAT AGGATGTCAACGTTTGTTATGCAGAGCATGGCATTCATTCATTATACCGCGCCTGTCCCTGGAGCCAAGCTTTATATAAATGGGGAACTAAGGCTTCAGCAAAGACAACCTctaggacaccagggactggacaCCACCTACAAC GTTTCTGTCATCAATGGAACAAGCCAATTCGCAAATTCTTATGATCTGACAAGAATAATATCGGCTTATCAGGAGAGAAACG TGACTACAGTCTTAAGCAGTCCTAACCCAGTATGGCTTGTGGGAAGAGGGACTTCTGATCCATTTGTGATAAATGCTGTTATCCACTATCCCATGGAGACCATTTC ATATCAGCCTGGCTTCTGGGAGATGATCAAATTCGCCTGGATTCAGTATGTCAGTGTCCTGCTCATCTTCCTATGGGTCTTTGAGAGAGTGAAAATCTTTGTCTTTCAGAACCAGATCTTTACCACGGTACCAGTGTCCCACTCCTCTACATTCAAGCAGCACCAGAGCTGA